In Thermosphaera sp., a genomic segment contains:
- a CDS encoding decarboxylase, whose amino-acid sequence MSTPLGWNIDIAKKLYGIEHSIRGEFLTVDDTGSLVFRIGEHTLSIKDLMKRHGFEVAYFRFLPAIKISMKKVFETFKTLAQVHGYTGRFQPIFPMKVNPTPMVVDAIWRYGEEFNWGFNAGSLGELKLISRYLSKGSRFLVYDGVVSENIAEFLLEFKKAGWNVIVDVEGEHDLQVLSKFRDLDIGIRIKPFHRGGGKWAHSAGVDGKFGLTVNTLLKLAKEYAWLSERSVLIHVHGGSQIYELKHIANIIEEARTLFNDLKSIGFHNISIIDTGGGMAYPYHDHKKGTPESPNYTIVDYINMLIKKFKDVHPHPTLVFEGGRYIVAAHRIVVAKVVDVRPYSTEYKPFDVSNDSVELTNISSLEDVKKVLQLTRDLQTKVKTKTLSLFEREKVEDIITHYRENIIVKLIEMLRLEPSLIERVINDPFLYKILTSPSKRFIVNISLFADIPDSVLVNQYFQITPVQRLNEKPDVLAVIGDLTCDSMGEIREFISYVEAETPVDEWFNRMDFRINHVPRRYLKLGGIPLHLPSKEEDYYIAFLDTGAYQDPLAMKHNLIYGAPEIVIDLNGAGKPIVRVLKHGKKSYL is encoded by the coding sequence TCATTGGTTTTCAGGATTGGAGAACACACTCTAAGCATAAAAGATTTGATGAAGAGACACGGTTTCGAAGTAGCATATTTCCGGTTCCTCCCAGCTATAAAAATCTCTATGAAAAAGGTTTTTGAAACGTTTAAGACTTTAGCCCAAGTTCACGGATACACTGGGAGGTTTCAACCTATCTTTCCTATGAAGGTTAATCCGACTCCCATGGTGGTTGATGCAATCTGGAGATATGGTGAAGAATTTAATTGGGGTTTTAATGCTGGCTCGCTCGGTGAGCTTAAATTAATATCAAGGTACTTGAGTAAGGGAAGCAGGTTTCTAGTTTATGATGGAGTAGTATCCGAAAACATTGCGGAATTTCTGCTTGAGTTTAAAAAAGCGGGATGGAACGTTATTGTTGATGTTGAAGGCGAGCACGACCTCCAGGTTCTCTCAAAGTTTAGAGACTTAGATATTGGGATTAGAATTAAACCATTCCACAGAGGAGGCGGGAAATGGGCTCATTCTGCAGGGGTTGATGGGAAATTCGGATTAACTGTTAACACTCTCTTGAAATTAGCCAAAGAATATGCATGGCTGTCTGAGAGATCTGTTTTGATTCACGTTCATGGCGGTTCTCAAATATATGAATTAAAGCATATTGCTAACATCATTGAGGAGGCGCGAACCCTATTTAACGATTTAAAATCCATCGGATTCCACAACATATCAATAATAGACACCGGGGGAGGAATGGCATACCCGTATCACGATCACAAAAAAGGAACTCCTGAATCCCCGAACTACACGATTGTTGACTATATTAACATGCTGATTAAAAAGTTTAAGGATGTTCATCCTCACCCGACGCTCGTTTTCGAGGGCGGAAGGTATATTGTTGCAGCTCATAGAATAGTCGTAGCCAAGGTCGTTGACGTCAGACCATACTCAACCGAATACAAGCCCTTCGATGTTTCAAATGATAGCGTGGAATTAACGAATATATCTTCTCTTGAAGACGTTAAGAAGGTTCTTCAATTAACCAGGGACTTGCAAACTAAAGTTAAAACTAAGACTCTGTCACTTTTTGAGAGAGAAAAAGTTGAAGATATTATCACGCATTACAGAGAAAACATAATTGTGAAATTAATTGAAATGCTCCGCTTGGAACCAAGCCTTATTGAAAGAGTGATTAATGATCCTTTCTTGTATAAGATACTAACTTCACCTTCGAAAAGGTTTATAGTAAACATCTCTCTATTTGCCGATATCCCCGACTCAGTGCTCGTCAATCAGTATTTCCAAATCACACCGGTTCAACGACTCAATGAGAAACCTGACGTGTTGGCTGTGATAGGCGATCTAACGTGTGACAGTATGGGTGAGATAAGAGAGTTCATCAGCTATGTAGAAGCTGAGACACCTGTAGATGAATGGTTTAACAGGATGGACTTCAGGATAAATCATGTTCCAAGGAGATATCTGAAGCTGGGCGGGATTCCACTGCATCTTCCGAGTAAGGAGGAGGACTATTACATAGCCTTCCTCGATACAGGAGCGTATCAGGATCCGCTCGCCATGAAGCACAATTTAATATATGGAGCACCCGAGATAGTCATAGACTTAAATGGTGCTGGCAAGCCCATCGTAAGAGTCCTGAAACACGGTAAAAAAAGCTATCTCTAG